Proteins found in one Bacteroidota bacterium genomic segment:
- a CDS encoding T9SS type A sorting domain-containing protein: protein MNSPSTFFARLKGLVSLRMLCCAMAVCTLVFTGGAFAQTPPAGTPGSAANVEIDANFFSGVTFTGATFLSGNDWSQGPTGSALLLQSGGVSVLGLNNATNSLWFRDPNWGTGNDGTQYTGGEKNDQAIDSASTHWGVVDSTFGGGSPQKNDITNCYISTQVDGATGHRWVVAGFETRATNGVSFAGLELDQKGMFVDRRVPGSNKITGRASGTGAIGGRIAGVVDTLGHLVGGDILLIVDYTNGGTRPVVSVREWSTTSGGSWVLIADSLTAGKGFVTTNVANIPAVAPGQGVSPQGNLTDTTIALQFVEFGLDLTGLNLLPIDPCNPLATALFQTRSSASFTSSLMDFALGGFAVIPPPRANAGPDQSVCQTTDPTTFTLAGSAQNGTPLWSVLSGRVAIADPTSLTTTITDTGTGTAVLLLTVTSDQGCGQALDTVVFNVNPNPTVSVNSPEACAGTSATLTATPSGGTGSKTFSWSTGATTSTISTGTAGTYSVTVTDTKGCTGSGSGTLTVNPNPTVSIAAVEVCASTLPATLTATPAGGTGAKTFAWSTGATTSTISTSTAGTYSVTVTDTKGCTGSGSGTLTVDPNPTVSVNNSATCQGGAALLTATPSGGTGAKTFSWSTGATTSTISTSTAGTYSVTVTDTKGCTGSGSGTVTVNPGLTVDVTNPEVCASTLPATLTATPNGGTPNFTYSWSTGATTSTISTSTAGTYSVTVTDSKGCSGTGSGTLTVNPNPTVSIANVEVCASTLPATLTATPAGGTGAATFAWSTGATTSTISTSTAGTYSVTVTDTKGCTGSGSGALTVDPNPTVSVGDVEQCASALPATLTATPAGGTGAKTFAWSTGATTSTISTSIAGTYSVTVTDTKGCTGSGSGTLTVDPNPTVSIANVEVCASTLPATLTATPAGGTGAATFAWSTGATTSTISTSTAGTYSVTVTDTKGCTGSGSGTLTVDPNPTVSIANVEVCASTLPATLTATPAGGTGAKTFSWSTGATTSTISTSTAGTYSVTVTDTKGCTGSGSGTLTVDPNPTVSVANVEICFSGLPATLTATPSGGTGAKTFAWSTGATTSTISTSTAGTYSVTVTDTKGCTGSGEGTLTVNPNPTVSIANVEVCASTLPATLTATPAGGTGAATFAWSTGATTSTISTSTAGTYSVTVTDTKGCTGSGEGTLTVDPNPTVSIANVEVCASTLPATLTATPSGGTGAKTFAWSTGATTSTISTSTAGTYSVTVTDTKGCTGSGSGTLTVDPNPTVSIANVEVCASALPTTLTATPSGGTGAKSFAWSTGATTSTISTSTAGTYSVTVTDTKGCTGSGTGTLTVNPNLNVSVNSTEVCSGVSATLTATVSGGTPAYSYSWSTGATTSTISVNTAGTYSVTATDTKGCTGSGTGTLTVNPNPTVSIANVEVCASTLPATLTATPAGGTGAESFAWSTGATTSTISTSTAGTYSVTVTDTKGCTGSGEGTLTVDPNPTVSIANVEVCASTLPATLTATPAGGTGAKSFAWSTGATTSTISTSTAGTYSVTVTDTKGCTGSGEGTLTVNPNPTVSIAAVEVCASTLPATLTATPAGGTGAKSFAWSTGATTSTISTSTAGTYSVTVTDTKGCTGSGEGTLTVDPNPTVSIANVEVCASTLPATLTATPAGGTGAATFAWSTGATTSTISTSTAGTYSVTVTDTKGCTGSGSGTLTVDPNPTVSIAAVEVCASTLPATLTATPAGGTGAKTFAWSTGATTSTISTSTAGTYSVTVTDTKGCTGSGEGTLTVDPNPTVSVGNVEVCASTLPATLTATPSGGTGAVTFAWSTGATTSTISTSTAGTYSVTVTDTKGCTGSGSGTLSVDPNPTVTVANVEACASALPATLTATPAGGTGAKTFAWSTGATTSTISTSTAGTYSVTVTDTKGCTGSGSGTLTVDPNPTVSVNSVEACASILPVCLTATPSGGTGAVTFVWSTGATTSSLCGSTAGTYSVTVTDSKGCTGSGSGTLTVNPNPTVSVNDALICPGDSATMTATPSGGTGASTFSWSTGATTSTIRVSSAGSYSVTVTDTKGCTGSGSGTLTLKTTCGGHIFPTQTTCSDFTSGTAQRLNALCYKPASGVVGTATPGVFFYWTRVTAPSASFCVDIVQTKACSSFKYARIQQGNQIYLYTDGCAKLRQGSEITPGQGRVCITGATPGASYIISVKYDVKSIQGGTYSGAPPTCQYNFISKVGGSFDGLSADSISAVPGCAAGPVVGTSGLRDASEMSAGTPVEYALHSNYPNPFNPTTQIKFDLPEASTVRLSVFNILGQEVATLVDGMMEAGYQSVEWNTANHAGDALPSGIYMYRLQATSTTSGKEFHDVMKMVLMK, encoded by the coding sequence ATGAACTCACCTTCTACTTTTTTCGCGCGGCTCAAGGGACTCGTTTCCTTGCGCATGCTTTGTTGCGCGATGGCCGTCTGCACGCTCGTCTTCACAGGCGGAGCATTCGCGCAGACGCCTCCTGCCGGTACTCCCGGAAGCGCGGCGAACGTCGAGATCGACGCGAACTTCTTTTCGGGCGTCACCTTCACGGGCGCAACGTTCCTCTCCGGCAACGACTGGTCGCAGGGACCGACCGGAAGCGCACTGCTGCTTCAGTCCGGAGGAGTGTCTGTTCTCGGATTAAACAACGCCACGAACAGCCTCTGGTTCCGCGATCCGAACTGGGGCACGGGGAACGACGGGACGCAGTACACCGGCGGCGAAAAGAACGATCAGGCGATCGATTCGGCGAGCACCCACTGGGGCGTGGTCGACTCGACCTTCGGCGGCGGAAGCCCTCAGAAGAACGACATCACCAACTGCTACATCAGCACGCAGGTGGACGGCGCGACGGGCCACCGTTGGGTGGTCGCGGGCTTTGAGACACGCGCCACCAACGGTGTGAGCTTTGCAGGACTTGAGCTGGACCAGAAGGGCATGTTCGTCGACCGGCGCGTTCCGGGAAGCAATAAGATCACCGGACGCGCATCGGGCACGGGAGCGATCGGCGGCCGCATCGCAGGCGTCGTCGACACGCTCGGCCACCTCGTTGGCGGCGATATTCTGTTGATCGTCGATTACACCAACGGCGGAACGCGGCCTGTGGTCAGCGTCCGCGAGTGGAGCACCACCAGCGGCGGATCGTGGGTACTGATCGCCGATTCACTCACCGCGGGCAAGGGATTTGTGACGACGAACGTCGCCAACATTCCCGCGGTTGCGCCGGGACAGGGCGTCTCGCCGCAGGGCAATCTCACCGACACGACGATCGCTCTTCAGTTCGTCGAATTTGGCCTCGATCTCACGGGATTAAACCTGTTGCCGATCGATCCCTGCAACCCGCTGGCGACGGCGCTCTTCCAGACGCGCTCTTCAGCTTCATTCACAAGCTCTTTGATGGATTTTGCATTGGGCGGGTTTGCAGTCATTCCTCCGCCGAGAGCGAACGCGGGACCCGATCAGTCTGTTTGCCAGACGACCGATCCCACGACATTCACGCTCGCGGGGAGCGCGCAGAACGGCACGCCGTTGTGGTCTGTATTGAGTGGACGGGTTGCAATTGCCGACCCGACTTCGCTCACGACGACGATCACCGATACGGGAACGGGAACAGCGGTTCTTCTTTTGACGGTGACGAGCGACCAGGGCTGCGGCCAGGCGCTCGACACGGTGGTGTTCAACGTAAATCCCAATCCCACAGTTTCGGTGAATAGCCCCGAAGCGTGCGCAGGGACTTCCGCAACACTCACTGCGACGCCCTCAGGCGGAACCGGCTCCAAGACATTCTCATGGAGCACCGGCGCGACGACCTCCACGATCAGCACCGGCACGGCCGGGACCTACAGCGTGACCGTGACGGACACCAAGGGCTGCACGGGCTCAGGCTCCGGCACTTTGACCGTCAATCCGAACCCGACCGTCTCGATCGCAGCCGTCGAAGTTTGCGCGAGCACGCTTCCTGCAACATTGACCGCGACGCCTGCGGGCGGAACCGGCGCGAAGACGTTCGCATGGAGCACCGGCGCGACGACCTCGACCATCAGCACGAGCACCGCGGGAACCTACTCGGTAACGGTAACGGATACCAAGGGCTGCACGGGCTCGGGCTCGGGCACGCTTACGGTCGATCCGAACCCGACGGTTTCGGTGAATAATTCAGCCACCTGCCAGGGCGGGGCCGCTTTACTGACGGCGACACCCTCGGGTGGCACAGGCGCGAAGACATTTTCATGGAGCACAGGCGCCACGACCTCCACCATCAGCACGAGCACCGCGGGCACCTATAGCGTGACCGTGACCGATACGAAGGGCTGCACGGGATCGGGTTCCGGGACCGTAACGGTAAATCCGGGACTCACTGTCGATGTCACGAATCCGGAAGTCTGCGCGAGCACGTTGCCTGCGACTCTGACCGCGACGCCGAACGGCGGCACTCCGAATTTCACGTACTCCTGGAGCACCGGCGCGACGACCTCGACCATCAGCACGAGCACGGCCGGCACCTACAGCGTGACGGTGACCGATTCGAAGGGATGCTCGGGCACAGGCTCAGGCACTCTGACGGTCAATCCCAATCCGACTGTCTCGATCGCGAACGTCGAAGTTTGCGCAAGCACATTGCCTGCGACACTCACGGCGACACCGGCGGGCGGAACGGGCGCCGCGACCTTTGCATGGAGCACGGGTGCGACGACCTCGACGATCAGCACGAGCACGGCGGGAACGTATAGCGTCACGGTAACGGACACGAAGGGTTGCACCGGCTCAGGCTCGGGGGCCCTGACGGTCGATCCGAATCCGACGGTCTCGGTTGGAGACGTCGAACAGTGCGCGAGCGCGCTTCCGGCGACCTTGACTGCGACGCCGGCCGGCGGAACGGGCGCCAAGACATTTGCCTGGAGCACTGGCGCGACGACCTCCACCATCAGCACGAGCATTGCGGGCACCTATAGCGTGACGGTAACGGACACGAAGGGCTGCACGGGCTCAGGCTCTGGGACCTTAACGGTCGATCCGAACCCGACGGTCTCGATCGCAAACGTCGAAGTCTGCGCGAGCACATTACCTGCGACACTCACGGCCACACCGGCCGGAGGGACAGGCGCCGCGACCTTTGCATGGAGCACGGGTGCGACGACCTCGACGATCAGCACGAGCACCGCCGGAACCTATAGCGTAACGGTCACGGATACCAAGGGCTGCACGGGCTCAGGCTCAGGCACACTCACGGTCGATCCCAATCCGACCGTCTCGATCGCCAACGTCGAAGTCTGCGCAAGCACATTGCCTGCGACACTGACCGCGACACCGGCAGGCGGCACCGGCGCGAAGACGTTCTCCTGGAGCACAGGCGCGACGACTTCCACCATCAGCACGAGCACGGCTGGTACGTACAGCGTGACCGTGACAGATACGAAAGGCTGCACGGGCTCCGGCTCCGGCACTCTGACTGTCGATCCGAATCCGACGGTCTCGGTCGCCAACGTGGAAATCTGCTTCAGCGGGCTTCCGGCGACGCTGACCGCGACACCTTCGGGTGGCACGGGCGCGAAGACGTTCGCATGGAGCACAGGCGCGACGACCTCGACAATCAGCACGAGCACTGCGGGGACCTATAGCGTAACCGTAACGGACACAAAGGGTTGCACGGGCTCCGGCGAAGGCACGCTGACGGTCAACCCGAATCCGACCGTCTCAATCGCAAACGTCGAAGTCTGCGCAAGCACGTTGCCCGCGACACTGACGGCGACGCCGGCCGGCGGGACGGGCGCCGCGACCTTTGCATGGAGCACAGGCGCGACGACCTCGACGATCAGCACGAGCACTGCCGGCACCTATAGCGTGACGGTCACGGATACGAAGGGCTGCACGGGCTCCGGCGAGGGAACTCTCACGGTTGATCCGAACCCGACGGTCTCGATCGCAAACGTGGAAGTCTGCGCAAGCACGCTTCCTGCGACGCTGACGGCGACGCCCTCGGGCGGAACCGGCGCAAAGACGTTCGCATGGAGCACAGGCGCGACCACCTCGACCATCAGCACGAGCACTGCCGGAACGTACAGCGTGACCGTGACTGATACGAAGGGCTGCACGGGCTCAGGCTCAGGCACACTCACGGTCGATCCGAATCCGACCGTCTCGATCGCAAACGTCGAAGTCTGCGCGAGTGCGCTGCCGACCACGCTGACGGCGACGCCGTCCGGCGGAACCGGCGCAAAGAGCTTCGCATGGAGCACAGGCGCGACCACATCGACGATCAGCACGAGCACCGCCGGCACCTACAGCGTCACGGTGACCGACACGAAGGGCTGCACCGGCTCCGGCACAGGCACGCTGACAGTCAATCCGAATCTCAATGTTTCAGTGAACAGCACAGAAGTCTGCAGCGGCGTCTCCGCCACACTGACGGCAACCGTCAGCGGCGGAACTCCTGCATATTCCTATTCGTGGAGCACGGGCGCCACGACCTCGACGATCAGCGTCAACACGGCGGGGACGTATAGCGTGACGGCCACCGACACCAAGGGCTGCACGGGCTCCGGCACGGGCACGCTCACGGTGAATCCGAACCCGACGGTCTCGATTGCAAACGTCGAAGTCTGCGCAAGCACGCTGCCTGCGACGCTGACGGCCACACCGGCCGGCGGCACAGGCGCGGAGTCGTTCGCCTGGAGCACCGGCGCGACGACCTCGACGATCAGCACGAGCACAGCCGGCACCTACAGCGTGACTGTAACCGATACGAAGGGCTGCACGGGCTCCGGCGAGGGCACGTTGACCGTCGATCCGAATCCGACGGTTTCGATTGCAAACGTCGAAGTTTGCGCAAGCACGCTTCCGGCCACGCTTACGGCCACACCGGCCGGCGGCACGGGCGCGAAGTCGTTCGCCTGGAGCACGGGAGCGACGACCTCGACGATCAGCACGAGCACCGCGGGCACCTATAGCGTAACCGTAACGGATACAAAGGGTTGCACGGGTTCCGGCGAGGGCACCCTGACGGTCAATCCCAATCCGACCGTCTCCATCGCAGCCGTTGAAGTCTGCGCAAGCACGCTTCCTGCAACGCTGACGGCCACACCGGCCGGCGGCACCGGCGCGAAGAGCTTCGCATGGAGCACGGGCGCGACGACTTCGACCATCAGCACGAGCACTGCCGGCACGTATAGCGTGACGGTGACGGACACGAAGGGCTGCACGGGCTCCGGCGAAGGCACTCTGACGGTCGATCCGAATCCGACTGTCTCGATTGCCAACGTGGAAGTTTGCGCCAGCACGCTGCCAGCGACACTGACCGCAACACCGGCCGGCGGAACAGGCGCCGCGACCTTTGCATGGAGCACAGGCGCGACGACCTCGACCATCAGCACGAGCACTGCGGGCACCTACAGCGTAACGGTGACGGATACGAAGGGCTGCACGGGCTCCGGCTCGGGCACGCTCACGGTCGATCCGAATCCGACCGTCTCCATCGCAGCCGTTGAAGTCTGCGCAAGCACGCTTCCTGCCACGCTGACGGCCACGCCGGCCGGCGGCACGGGCGCAAAGACGTTCGCGTGGAGCACGGGCGCGACGACTTCCACGATCAGCACGAGCACTGCCGGCACCTATAGCGTGACGGTAACCGATACGAAGGGCTGCACGGGCTCGGGCGAGGGCACTCTCACGGTCGATCCGAATCCGACAGTTTCGGTCGGTAACGTGGAAGTCTGCGCAAGCACGCTTCCCGCGACGTTAACCGCGACGCCTTCCGGTGGGACAGGCGCAGTCACCTTTGCTTGGAGCACGGGTGCGACGACCTCGACCATCAGCACGAGCACTGCCGGAACGTATAGCGTAACGGTGACGGACACGAAGGGCTGCACGGGCTCCGGCTCGGGTACGCTCTCCGTCGATCCGAATCCGACTGTGACTGTTGCGAATGTCGAAGCCTGCGCAAGCGCTCTGCCTGCCACCCTGACCGCCACTCCGGCGGGCGGGACCGGCGCCAAGACCTTCGCGTGGAGCACCGGCGCGACGACTTCGACGATCAGCACGAGCACTGCGGGCACGTACAGCGTGACGGTGACCGACACCAAGGGCTGCACAGGCTCAGGCTCGGGCACGCTCACGGTCGATCCGAATCCGACCGTTTCGGTCAATAGCGTTGAAGCCTGCGCAAGCATTCTCCCTGTCTGCCTTACAGCCACACCATCTGGTGGAACTGGGGCTGTGACATTTGTGTGGAGTACAGGCGCGACAACGTCCTCGCTTTGCGGCAGCACTGCTGGAACCTACAGCGTGACCGTAACGGACAGCAAGGGCTGCACGGGCTCCGGCTCGGGCACTCTGACGGTCAATCCGAATCCGACGGTATCTGTTAACGACGCGCTGATCTGTCCGGGCGATTCTGCGACGATGACGGCGACGCCCTCGGGCGGCACCGGCGCTTCGACCTTCTCCTGGAGCACCGGCGCGACGACCTCGACGATCAGGGTCAGCTCTGCCGGAAGCTACAGCGTCACGGTGACGGATACGAAGGGTTGCACGGGCTCCGGCTCGGGCACGCTGACGTTGAAGACGACCTGCGGCGGGCATATCTTCCCGACACAGACGACCTGCTCCGACTTCACCAGCGGCACAGCGCAGCGGCTCAACGCCCTCTGCTACAAACCGGCGAGCGGGGTTGTCGGCACGGCGACACCGGGCGTCTTCTTCTACTGGACGAGGGTGACGGCTCCGAGCGCCAGCTTCTGCGTCGATATCGTACAGACGAAGGCATGCAGCAGCTTCAAGTACGCCCGGATTCAGCAGGGCAACCAGATCTACCTCTATACCGACGGCTGCGCGAAGCTGCGTCAGGGAAGCGAAATCACGCCGGGTCAGGGACGCGTCTGCATCACGGGCGCGACGCCGGGTGCGAGCTACATCATCTCGGTGAAGTACGACGTCAAATCGATCCAGGGCGGCACCTACAGCGGTGCTCCTCCGACGTGCCAGTACAACTTCATCTCGAAGGTCGGCGGCTCGTTCGACGGTCTATCCGCCGACAGCATCTCGGCGGTTCCGGGTTGTGCCGCGGGTCCGGTGGTTGGAACTTCGGGCCTCCGTGACGCTTCGGAGATGAGCGCCGGAACACCGGTTGAGTACGCTCTCCATTCGAACTATCCGAATCCGTTCAACCCGACCACGCAGATCAAGTTCGATCTGCCGGAAGCCAGCACCGTCAGGTTGAGCGTGTTCAATATCCTCGGGCAGGAAGTCGCCACCCTGGTGGATGGAATGATGGAAGCGGGTTACCAGTCGGTCGAGTGGAACACGGCGAATCATGCGGGCGATGCGCTGCCGTCGGGAATCTACATGTACCGGCTGCAGGCGACCTCCACGACGAGCGGGAAAGAGTTCCACGACGTGATGAAGATGGTCCTGATGAAGTAA